The Kribbella shirazensis genomic interval TCTCGCTGCTGTCGAACATCCGCGAGACCGTGACGAACGGCGGATGGGTGTTCTCGCGGTGGATGGGCAACACCGTCTTCTACTCGGTGGTCAGTGCGGGCGGGGCCGCGTTCCTGTGCGCGCTCGGCGGATACGGCTTCGCGAAGTACCGGTTCCGCGGGAACGGCGCGATGTTCGGGCTGGTGCTCGGCGCGATCATGGTGCCGACCACGGCACTCGCGATCCCGACGTACCTGCTGTTCAGCAAGGCGAGTCTGGTGAACACGCCGTGGGCGATCATCCTGCCGTCGCTGGTGAGCCCGTTCGGCCTGTACCTGATGCGGATCTACGCACAGGACGCCGTTCCGGACGGGATCATCGAGGCGGCCCGGATCGACGGGGCGGGCGAGTTCCGGATCTTCTTCCAGGTCGCACTCCGGATGCTTGCCCCGGGCATCGTCACTGTGCTGCTGTTCACGCTGGTCGCGACCTGGAACAACTATTTCCTGCCGCTCATCATGCTCAACAACCCGGACCTGTACCCGATCACCCTGGGACTGGCCCAATGGTCGTCACAGGCGAGCGCCGGCGGCGGCACGACCGGCGCCGTGCTGTCCCTGGTGATCACCGGGTCCTTCCTGTCCGTCGTCCCGCTGATCGCCGCGTTCCTGCTGCTGCAGCGGTACTGGCAGTCGGGGCTGGCCTCCGGCGGCATCAAAGCCTGACTTCTACCCTTGGGAGAACCACTGTGCAAGAGCGTGTGCTCTTCGGCGCTGCGTACTATCACGAATACCAGCCCCACGACCGGCTCAACCAGGATCTCGACCTGATGGCCGCTGCTCGTTTTTCGGTGATCCGGGTGGGCGAGTCGGTCTGGTCGACCTGGGAGCCGGAGAACGGGCGCTTCGACGTCGACTGGCTGCAACCCGTCCTCGACGGCGCGCAGGCACGGGGCATCGCGGTCGTGCTCGGCACCCCGACGTACGCCGTACCGCCCTGGCTGGCCCGCCTCTACCCGGAGATCACCGGCGAACGGAGGACCGGGCAACGGATCGGCTGGGGCGCCCGGCAGGAGGTGGACTTCACCCATCCCGGCTTCCGGTTCCACGCCGAGCGCGTGATCCGCAAGATCACCGAGCGGTACGCCGATCACCCGGCGGTCATCGGCTTTCAGGTGGACAACGAGCCGGGCAACGAGTTGCTGCACAACCACGGCGTCTTCCAGCGCTTCGTCGACACTCTCCGGCACAAGTACGGCGACGTGCAGACGCTGAACGACGCTTGGGGTCTCGTCTACTGGTCGCACCGGTTGTCGGACTGGGCCGACCTGTGGACGCCGGACGGCAACGTCCAGCCGCAGTACGACGTGGCGTGGCGGCAGTTCCAGGCGGACCAGACGACCGAGTTCATCGGCTGGCAGGCCGACATCGTGCGCGAGTACGCGCGTCCGGACCAGTTCGTGACCACCTGCATCGCCTACGAGCGCCCTGCCGTCGCCGACGACGAGCTGGTACGACGCCTCGACGTGACGGCCGGCAACGCGTACTACTCCATGCAGGACGGACTGCGGCACCCGCACGCCGGGTCGGCCCAACAGGGCTGGACCACCAACGGCACCTGGGCGCTCTACCTCAGTGCGGACCGGATGTACTCCTCGAAACAGAGCCCCTTCCTCGTGACCGAGACCAACGCACAGTCGATCGGCTTCCCGTGGAACAACCGTCCGGCGTACGACGGCCAGTGGCGGCAGGCCGCGTGGGCGCTGGTGTCGCGTGGCGCCAAGATGATCGAGTACTGGCACTGGCACACGCTGCACTTCGGCGCGGAGACCTACTGGGGCGGAGTCCTGCCGCACAGCGGTCAGCCGGGCCGCACGTACCGGGAGGTCGCACAGCTCGGTGCCGAGTTCGAGGCCGCGGGCTCACTCGTCGTGGACCTCACCCCGGACAGCGACCTGACGTTGCTCTACTCGACGCCCAGCAAGTGGCTGATGCAGAAGTACCCCGCGCTCGCGCACGCGGACGGCAGCCCGGACGAGCGTTCGTACCACGGTTTCTTCGATCCCTTCTATCGTGGGGCTTTCGACGCCGGTCTCCAGGTCCGCATCCTGCACACGAGCCAGTTCACCGGATCGGTGCGGGACCACCCGGTTCTCGTCGTACCGGCGCTCTATCTGGCTGACACCGACCTGCTGGACCAGCTGGCCGCGTACGCCGAGGTCGGTGGGCACCTCGTCGTCGGACCACGGACCGGGTACGCCGACCACGAGGCACGAGCGCGCACCGACGTACAGCCCGCCAGGCTCGCCGACGCGGCCGGTGTCCGGTACGACGAGTTCAGCAACGTCAGCGTGGAGGTACCGGTGCGCGGCATCGGCCTGGAGCTCGATGCCGACGCCGCCGCCACCCGTTGGGTGGACGGGCTCGAGGTCGACGGCGCCGACGTGTTGGTGGGCTACGACCACCCGCACTTCGGGCGGTGGCCGGCGATCACCACGCGAGCCTACGGAGCTGGCCGGATCACGTACGTCGGCACTGTGCCGAACCCGGCCCTGGCCGCAGCACTGTTCCGGTGGATCAAGCCCGCGTCCTGGACCGAGCTGCCGGCCGGGGTGACCGTCACCTCGGCGACCAGCGCGGACGGCCGACGGCTCCGGTTCGTTCACAACTGGTCGTGGGACAGCGTCGGCCTCAAGGTGCCGGGCCGCGCTCACGACGTGCTCGCGGACCAGCCGGCCAACGGCGAGCTGGAGCTGGGCCCGTGGGATGTGCGGGTGCTCGTCGAGTTGGATCAGTAACCGTAGCCGCCGTCATCCGACGACGACGGCGCCTGGGTGGGCGCTGCGGCTGTGGTGGTGGCGGCGCGCCAGGTGAAGTCGATACCGGAGAAGGCGTCGGTGAGGTTGTTGCCCTTGGCCTCGCCGGCCTTGGTGTCGAGTTTGAAGGTGTACAGGGGCTTGCCCTGGAAGGTGAGTTGTTCTGCGCCGGTGTCCGAGCGCTTCATCGTGGCGAGGCCGGTGACCGACTTCGTGTCGGCGGCGGTGCCGGCGACGGGCATCCAGAAGCTCAGGCAGCTGCCGGTGCACTTGATCGTCCCGTCGGCTTCCTGGTCGGCGAAGTACAGCGTTTTCCCGGACGCGTCGACGAGCGTCCGGCCGACGCCGCCGACGTCCTTGACCGCGATCGCGCCGACCGCCTGCTCTTCTCCGGAGGCGGGCGAGCCGTTGTTCCCGCCGCACGCGGTGAGCGTGCCGAGCGCGGCCACTGTTGCTCCCAGCAACAAGATTCGTGTTCTCATCGGGATCTCCTCTCCCCCACAGATACGCGAGATCCGGCCGCCCGGTTCAGATTGAACCGTTCGCGGCCGTGCCGCGTAGTGCAGAAGTGTGGATGACGACACGGTGATCCGCGCGTTGTACGACAGGTACCGGCGGCCGCTGTACGGGTACGTGCTGCGCTCGGTCGGCGATCGGCAGTACGCCGAGGACATCGTGCAGGAAACGATGACCCGGGCCTGGGCGCACGCGGCCGAGCTGGATCCGGACCGCGCCGGGCGGTGGCTGTTCACGGTCGCGCGCAACCTGGTGATCTCCGGCCGCCGCCGGCAGGGCGCCCGGGTGACGGAGGTGCCGATCGAGGACCGCGAGTTCCCGGCGCTCGGAGACGACATCGAGCGGGTACTGCAGGTCTGGCAGGTGATCGAGGTACTGCGTGGGCTCAGCAAGGAGCACCGCCAGGTGATCGTCGAACTGTTCTACCACCGGCGCACCGTCAACGAGGCGGCTGTGATCCTCGGCGTACCGCCGGGGACGGTGAAGTCGCGCAGCTACTACGCGCTGCACGCTCTGCGAGCTGCACTGGAAGAGCGAGGAGTAACCGGCTCATGACCTGTCCGGAGACGACGTCGATCGGCGCCTATGTGCTCGGTGCGCTCGAGGCATCCGAACGGCACGTGGTCGAGGAGCACGTGGAAACCTGTGCGGCCTGTCGTGAGGCCCTGCTGCAGTTCGCTCACCTGCCGGGGCTTCTGCACGCAGTACCAGTCGAAGACATCGAGATCGATCAGCCAGAACCTGCGCCGCTCCAGCTGACCAGGAAGAAGAGGCCGCGGCGGCGATGGGTGCTGGCGGCAGCATCGGCAGCAACGGTCGCTGGTGTCGTCAGCTGGGGCCTGCTGTCCACACCGGCGTCAGCAACGTGGAAAGCCACGGACGGGGTCGGTGGCATCGACACCACGGCGAAGCTTGTCAGCCGCGGCTGGGGCACGGACATCCAGCTCCGGATGACCGACCTGAAGCCGTACGAGCACTGCGCGCTCGTGGTCCACGGCCGCGACGGCACCGTCGAAACAGCAGGCTGGTGGGCAGCGAACGGCAACTACCGGGCACAGGTTCCTGCCAGTACGTCGATCCCGCTGCGCGACATCGTACGGCTCGAAGTGGTCGCCGCCGGAGACACCGTACTGAGCACGGTGTCCCCGACGACGCACTGATTCACCAACTGTTGTTGGAGATTCCGGTGCCCAGAACGACCTGGTCGTAGGTGTTGCCGTCGTTGTCGTCGGTGTAGGCGACGGCGACTTCGGCGTACGGCGACACGGCAACCGTCATCTGCTCTTGCCGGCCGGTGGTCACGGAACTCAACCGCTGCGAGGACAACCGGTCGGTGTCGGTACCGTTCGTACCGAAGCCGCGGACCCACACGTCCGGGTCGGTGCCTTGGACCGTCCAGCCGACCACGGTCTGCGCCTGGTCGTCGATGCCGATCGACGCCGCTGTACCTCCCGCGGCGACCTCGGTGTCGGCGTACCGCGCCGTACCGGTCGACGTGAACGAACGCGTCCAGACACCCGCCGTACCGGTGTGGTCGGACGCCCACGCGACTGCGAAGTCGCCGTTGAAGTTGGCCGTGACCGATGCGTGCGTCTGCTGGCCACCGCCCTCGGAGTTGGCGGTACGTCGCGACAGTGAGGCCGCACCGTTGGTCCGAGCCAGCCGGATCAACCCGACGTTGTAGTACGCGTTGGCGTCGCCGTCCTCGTCCCACACGACAACCGCGTCACCGGACGCGGACACTGCCACGTCCGGGTTGTGGTGCTGGCCGGTCGTTTGCGAAGCATTCACCTGCCAGGCACGGGTCGTCGGACCGGTGAAGCCGGCCGCCATCACAGTTGCCTGCGCACCGGTCTGGATGTCCTCCCACGCCACAGTGAACGCGACAGCGCCACTGGTCGGTGCACCGTCCGGATCCACGGCGACCCGTGGGTTGATCTGCTGGCCGGTGGAGCTGTTGTTCGCGTTGCCGGACGCCGTCACGGTGCCGGCGGTGTTCACGACGCGGTACGGGATGTTGTAGTACCCGTTGCCGTCCGGGTCGTCCTGCCACACAACGACCGCGTTGCCCTTGTCGTCCAGCCCGACGTCCGGATGCAGGTGTCTCCAGTTCGTCACACCGCTGCCACCACCGGCGGACAGCTTCTTCTCGTACACAGCTGTGCCGTTGCGGAACAGCCGTAGGTAGATCTCGCTGTGCACGTTGTCCGTTGCGTTGTCGGTGTCGCGGTCGTCCTCCCAGACCACAGCGACGTACCCGTTCCGGTTGGTCGCCACAGCGGCGGCGTCCTGGTCACCGGTCGACGAACTGTTCGCTGTCACCCAGGTAGGTGTGGCGACGTGCGCCTCGGCCGGCGTGGCGGTGAAGGTCAGCGCGATAGCTGCCAGCGCTGTGAGAGCCAGGGTCTTCTTCATGTCACACCGCCTGCAGTCCGGGTCGGCCCTCTTGGATGACGAACGACTTCGCCGTGGTGACAGCGGCGCCGTGCTCCGACACCTTCGCCACAGCACGGAAATCGGCCCGCAGCTGGGTCGGGCTGATCGTCGTCCGGACGTAGCCGCGGCGGTTCTGGTAGAAGCGCAGCCAGGGGTTGTTCGACACGTTCGGGATCGTGGTGGAGCCGTCGCCGTCTCCACTCGAGCTGACCGAACTCGTCACCAGCTCCGACCCGATGACGGCCGAGTTCGCGTTGCTGTAGTCGGCCTTCAGGTCGCTGGCCCACGCGCGGTGCACGTCGCCGGTCAGCACCACCGGGTTGCGGGTGCCACGGTTGATCCAGCCCTGCTGGATCCGCGCCCGGGACGCGCGGTAGCCGTCCCACGAGTCCATGCTCGCCGCGCCTGCGGAGTCGAACCGCCGGGCGAAGAACACCTGCTGTCCAAGGATGTCCCAGGTGCCGTAGTGCTGATTCAGTCCGTCGAGCAGCCAGGTCTCCTGTGCGTTGCCGGGCAGACTGCGACTGGCGAGGTCGGCGTCGGAGCACACCTTCCAGCCGTCGCCACAGGCCTGGTCGTTGCGGTACTGCCGTGTGTCGAGCATGTGGAACGTCGCGAGACTCCCCCACCGCAGCCGGCGGTACAACGGGATCGAGTTGCCGCTGTTCGCCTGGGCTGGACGCAGCGGCATGTTCTCGTAGTACGCCTGGTACGCCGCTGTACGCCGTGCGGTCCACTGCGCCGAAGTGAGCGACGGCGTACTGTCCGCCCGCACCATGTTGGCGTAGTTGTTCTCGACCTCGTGGTCGTCCGGTACGACGATCCACGGTGCGGCCGCATGTGCCGCCTGCAGGTCCGGGTCCGACTTGTACTGCGCGTACCGGCGGCGGTAGTCCGCGAGCGACACGATCTCGCTGGCACCCGCGTGCAGACGAGGCCTGCCGGTCGTGGCGCCGTACTCGTAGATGTAGTCGCCCAGGAAGAGGATCAGGCCGGGATTCTCCTCGGCCATCCGCCGGTAGACGGTGTAATAGCCCTCCTCGTAGTGCGCGCACGAGGTGAAGGCCATGACCAGGTCGCGGCCGTTGGTGCCCACGGCGGGCGCGGTGCGGGTCCGGCCGACGGGCGAGATGTGGCCCTGGGCGCGGAACCGGTAGAAGTAGTCGGCGTCCGGGCCGAGGCCGGCCGCGACGACGTGCACCGAGTGCGCGGCGGCGTACGTGGCGGTGACCGTGCCGGAGGCGACCAGCGTGCTGAAGGTGTCGGTGGTCGACACCTGCCAGTCGACGGCGACGTCGGCGTTCGCCATGCCGCCGTGGCCGTCGGAGTTCAGCGGCAGCGGCGCCAGCCGGGTCCAGAGCACGACGCTGCCGGAATCCGGTTCACCGGACGCGACGCCGAGCTGGAACGGGTACGGGACGGCGGCGGTGGCGGTGATCACCGACGACTGGGCGGCAGCCGGGAGGGCGCCGGCCCCGGCCGCGGCGAGTCCGCCGAGAACGAGGGTCCTGCGACTGATTGGGCTCATGAGCCTCACCTTCACGGGTACTCAGGGCGGTAGGCCCCCGGATCGGTCGAACTGCCGGTGACCATTCGGGAACCTTGAGTGTGTGCGGTGCTTCGTGCCCATGATTGCGCAACATCGGTAAATTTCCTACAGCAGAACGAGGGCGAGCAGTACGGCAGTCGGTACGCCCTCGAGGAGCGTGTTCGTCCAGAGCCGCCGCTCCGTCACCAGCAGCACGAGCGCCAGGAACACGTGCTGCCCGGCGGTGAACGCGACCAGCGCCTCCCCCTGCGGAACATGACCGGTCCGGGCCAGGACGACGCCGAGCGCCAGCGCGACCGCGGTCGTGAAGTTGTAGAACCCGAGGTTCACGATCCACAGCCGCACCGCGTCGAAGTCCCGCCGCTCGAGCAGGAACAGCGGGTAGAGGCGCGGATGGCGGTAGAAGAACGACTCCATCAGCCAGACCGAGGCCAGCAGCACCGCGATGACGATCGCCAGTATCTGGGCCGCCGTACTCATGACGGCGCTCCGATCGTCACCCCGTGCCGGGCCGAGATCTGCCCGAGCGCGGCGTAGTCGGTGGGGTCGGCGCCGGCGAGGTCCGCGAAGAACGCGCCCATCCGCCCGGTCTGGCTGATCGCGAGGAACTTCGCGGCCGGGGTGAGCACCGAGAAGGTGTTCACGGTCCCGGCCGGGATGCTGATCGAGGCTCCGGGCCCGAGGTCGTAACCCTGATCCCCTGCCTGCACGAGGATCCGGCCCTGCAGGACGTAGAACGCCTTGCTCCACGACTCGGCGTGCGGCGGCGACGCGTCGGCGCGCGGCGCGTCGATCTCGAAGACCTCGTACTGCCCGTCCGTGTGCTCCGAGCCGATCTTCACGGTCACGGTCGCGTCGGGGGCGGCGTACTCGGCGCCGCTGCCCGCATTGCTGAGATGCACTGATTCGTTCATGACAGCGACGGTAGGAACGCGTGCGCTGTCGGGGTATCCCGTGCGGCGAGGCTCGGCGGACGGCCGGAATCCCCACATTTCCGGGATAGGCGGCAGCGGCACGGCGGCGCATACTGAGCCCATGTGGGAGGGCCGGGCGCGGGCCGCGCGCCGGGACATCGCGGCGTTGGCGACGTCGGGGATGGGCGTCGCCGAACTGCACGCTGCCGCGATCGAGGTGGTCGAACAGGTCGTCGGCAGTGAGTTCACCTGCTGGGCCGGGATCGACCCGGGCACGCTGGTGATCAGCTCGATGACCAGCGGCGCGGCCCGCATTCCGCCGGAGTACGAGCCGCGGCTGGCGGAGACGGAGTACGCCGGAACCGTGCCGAACTCGTTCGCCGAGCTGGCCCGGGCGTCACACCAGGTCGCGCGGTTGTCGGACCTGCCGTACCGCGAGGTCGTCACGCACCGGCGACTCAACGAGGTGTGGCGGCCACTCGGGATCGAGCACGAGGTGCGGACGACGTTCGTGGTGGACGGGGACTGCTGGGGCGCGGCCGGGTTCGTCCGCAGCGGACCTGATTTCAGCGATCGGGAACTGGAGTTCCTAGGGTCGGTGGCGCCGGTGATCGGCGCGGCGACGCGGGTCGCCGTCCGCACGGACGCGCACGGGTACCGCGGAGGGGTCGGCCCGTCGATCGTGGTCACGGGCCCGGCCGGGGAGCCGCGGGCGATCACGGCGGCCGCGCGAACCTGGCAGGACGAGCTCGACGAGATCGCGCCCGGGCGGTTCGGCGTACTGCTGCGGGCTGTCGTCACCGGGACTCGCGTAGCCGCCTCCGGCACCTTCCAGGCGCGGGTGCAGACCGCGTCCGGCGGATGGGTTGTGATGCAGGGCAGCCGCCTGCTCGGGGACAACGACGACGAGGTCGTGGTCACGATCGAGCCGGCATCGGGGAGTCACCTGGTCGGGATGCTGCTGGCGGCGTACGGACTGACGACGCGGGAGCGGGAGATCTGTCTGGAGATCATCTCCGGGCACACCACCAGCGAGATCGCGGACCGGCTGGCGATCTCGCCGCACACGATCCAGGACCACCTGAAGTCGGCGTTCGCGAAGGTCGGCGTGCGCAGCCGCGGCGAACTGGTCGCCACGTTGCGCCCGGACGACCTGACGGTCAGGCCGTGACGAGCTGCTTGCGATAAGTCCCAGGTGGTACGCCGAAGTCGCGCTTGAACGCCTTCGCGAACGCGAACTCCGACGTGTAACCGATCGCCTTCGCCACTGTGGCGAGCGGGCGATCGTGGTCCCGCAGCAACCGCGCCGCGGTCGTCATCCGCCACCGCGACAAGTAGGTCAACGGCGGCTCCCCCACCGCGTCGGTGAACCGCCGTGCGAACGCCGCCCGCGACAACCCCACACCCGCCGCCAGGTCGGCGACCGTCCACGCGGCACCGGGCTTCTCGTGGATGAGCTCCAGTGACCGGACGACCGCGGGGTCGGTCAGCGCCCGCGCCCAGCCCTGTTCCGTCGGGCAGTCCCGGTCCTCGAACCAGGCCCGCAGGATCAGCACCAGCAGGGCATCCACCAGCGCCGGTACGACGGCGGCGGAACCGGGCCGCTGCGCGTCCAGCTCCTCGCCCAGAATGCTGATTGCCGTGTGCAACGAACGGTGGCGTCCAGGATCCGCCGGTACGACGACCACGTCCGGCAGCCTGCTCAGCACCGGGTGTGGGCGCTCACGGTCCAGCCGATAGGTCCCGCACAGCAGCAGCGATCGGGCGCCGGGCCCCTGCTGCGGATCCTCGACGGTCGGATCGAAGTCGACCAGGGGCGAGTCCGGGTGATCCGCGAGCGCGTGTTCGGCGCCGCGGGGCAGGAGGACCGCGTCGCCCGGCCCGAGCGGGATCGGGTCGCCGTCCGGCGGCAGCAACCACGCCGTACCTTGCAGGATCAGGTGGAAGGTGGCGCCGTGCGAGTCCACGAAGCGCAGGCCCCACGGGCCCCGGACGTCGGTGCGCCCGGACGTGGCCGGACCGGTCTTCATCGAGTCGACGACATCCGCGAGTACATCCATACCTGGCATGATACGCGCACACGCCAAGACGATCGGACATAAATCTGCGCTCGATGGACATAGATCCGCTCGCTGGCGCCTCCTACGCTCGGTGACAGAACATCAACGAGAAGGAGCAAGGATGAGCATCGTCGTCACCGCAGCCACCGGCCACTTGGGCACACTCGTCATCGACGAGCTGTTGCAGCGGGTTCCGGCCGATCAGGTTGTCGCGGTCGCCCGGAACGCCGCGAAGGCCGCACCGCTCGCGGACCGTGGCGTCGAGGTCCGGATCGCCGACTACAACGACCCGGGCGCGTTGGCGAAGGCGTTCGGGGCCGGCGACACGGTCCTGCTGATCTCCGGTCTGGAGGCGAACCGTCTCGAGCAGCACCAGGCTGTCATCGCGGCCGCGAAGGACGCCGGCGTCGCGCGGATCGCGTACACCAGCGTGCTCGGCGGGCCGGAGGCCGACTTCGATCTGGCCGCCGACCACCGCGCCACCGAGCAGGCGATCCTCGACTCCGGCCTGCCGTACACGTTCCTCCGCAACGGCTGGTACAACGAGGTCTACACCGACCAGATCGCCGTACAGCTGGAGCACGGTGTCGTCGGCAGCGCGGGGGACGGGCAGATCGCCTCGGCCGCGCGGCGGGACTACGCGGCCGCGGCGGCCGTCGTCCTCACGTCGGAAGGCCATGAGAAAAAGGCGTACGAGCTGAACGGCGATGTGTCCTGGACGCTGACCGAGTACGCCGCCGAGCTGTCGAAGCAGTCCGGGAAGGACGTTGCCTACAACAACCTCTCCCCCGCGGACCACGCCCAGGTGCTGGTCGGCGCCGGGCTGCCGGAGCCGGTGGCACAGCTGTTCGTCGGCGTCGACAACGCGATCGGGCGCGGCCTGCTCGCCGGCCGCGGCAGCGACCTCACCCGCCTGATCGGCCGTCCCACCACCCCGCTCGCGGACTCCATCGCCGCCGCCCTGAAGGCGTAGGCGAACCGCCACGCAGGCAGAACCCCTCGTTCTGGGCGTTTGACGCGCAGATACCGGGGTTTTGCCTGCGTGGCGATACGCATCACGTCGCCGCGACGAGGCGGTTGTGCTGCTCCCCGAGGCCGTCGGCCCAGACCCGGAGTACGTCGCCTGCGCGCAGGTAGCGCGGCGGCTTCTGGCCTGCGCCGACGCCGGCCGGGGTGCCGGTGCTGATCACGTCGCCCGGGTAGAGCGTCATGAACTGCGAGATGTAGTGCACCAGGTGCGCGACGCCGAAGATCATCTCGGCCGTCGAGCTGTCCTGCAGCACCTCGCCGTTCACGTCCAGCCCGAGCCTGATCTTCTGCGGGTCCGGCACCTCGTCCGCGGTCAGGATCCACGGCCCGAGCGGGCAGAACGTCGCCGCGTTCTTGCCCTTGTCCCACTGCCCACCGCGCTCCAACTGGAAGTGCCGCTCGGACACGTCGTTCACCAGCACGTACCCGGCGACGTGCTCCAGCGCCTCGGCCTCGTCGGTGAGGTACGCCGCGGTGCGGCCGATCACCACCCCGAGCTCCACCTCCCAGTCGGTCTTCTCGCCACCGCGCGGGATGATCACGTCGTCGCGCGCACCGACCACCGTGTCCGGTGCCTTCATGAACAGGATCGGCTCGGCCGGCGCCTCCTGCCCGCCCTCGGCCGCGTGGTCGGCGTAGTTCAGCCCGACACACACGATCTTCCCGGGATCGAGCGGCGCCGCGAGTCGCACCGTCTCGAGGTCCATGGCGTCCTCCGGCGCCGCGGCGCGCTCCCGCCAACGGTCCGGATCGAACGGCTCGGACGTGCCCGGCAACGGCAGCACTCGCCCGTCCTCGGCCAGCACCGCGTCGCGCAGTCCGTCCGGCGTGTGGATCCGAAGCAGTCTCACTTGTTCCTCCAACCAGAGTTCTTGCCCCAGTTCAGGTAGGCGATGCCCAAGGCGTGCGAGCCTTGCACGGGAACGAGCTGTACGGCGTCGTACACCCGCAGGGACTGTTGGTAGACCAGCAGGTCCTGTTCGGCGTAAGCACCCCATCGTGCACACTGCACCGCGTTCGCCGGAACCGCAACGGCCGTCCCGTCGACGCGGTACCAAACCTCGGTCGCGGACCGGATCAGCTTCTTCGTGAACGTCCTGGTGAACCGGCCGACGTCCGTCGCCGGCCCGCCGTCGATGCCCGCGTCGTACGCCGCGTGCACGAACTCGGTGCTGATCGCCGCGTGGCTGAGGTCTTCGATCTGCTTCGAGGCCGGGTACGACGGCGTGTACTCCGAAATGCCCGCGGTCTTCGGGAACCCGGTGTAGAGCTGGCTGTACGGCGGCCAGTACGTCCACACGTACGCGTCGTCGACGAGTCGTAGCGCGGGCTCGAACGCCTTCAGCATCTGCAGAACCCGGGTCCGGTACCGCGGCTGCTTGGTGACGCGGAAGAGCTCGACGAGCACCTGACCGATGCCCTGACTCTGGTTGTACGGCTGGATCGTGCCGTCGAACGGGATCGGCGCACCCTTCGGCCAGACGTAGTCGCCGGTGCCGTCCGGTCGCGAGACCCACTCCGGGTCGTGGAACTCGACCGCCGAGGCGGCCGCGTCGAGCAGCTCGCGCGCGAACTCCTGCCGCTCGCCGCGCCGCAGCTCCGCCGACTCCAGCACCATCCGGGCGTACCGCGCCAGCGGGAACGCGATCATCCCGGTGTGCACGGCGAAGACGTAGTACTGCGAGGTGAAGCTGATCGTGGTCGCCGCCGGTGCGGGTGCGGCGGCCGGGGCGTCCCGGAGATCGACCGCGGTCCAGCGCAGCCCCGCGTTGTAGGCGTTGTTGACCGCGGTGACGACGTACGTCGGTGACGCGGGATCGAGACTGACCGCCGGCAGGGTGACGACGGTCGTGGTGGCAGGGTTGCGCAGTACGAGATCGAAGGTGCCGTTGGCAACGTTCGAGACGGTCGCCGTCGACTCGGCCGACCTGATCCCGGCCCATCTCAGTTGGACGGCGGCATTGCCGGTGCCGTCACGGAGTACACCGTGTCCGGCGGTGTAGTTGCCGGCCGTGCGCCAGGCCTGGCCCGACCGGCCCGCGTAGTCCTTGACGCCGCGGGCGTGGTCGGTGGTCTTGATCACGTGGCGGGCGCGGTCCTCGAACGTCCGCAGGTAGCGCTCGTCCTGGTGCGCCTCGTACATGCGCAGCAGGCTGAGCAGGAAGTAGGACTCGCCCCAGGCGTACAGGCCGGCCTCGTTGTGCTGTGGGTTGGACGCCAGGTAGCCGGCCTGGGCGGCGTCGAAGGCTTCCGGTGAGTCGTAGACGAGTGGATCGGCGAAGGCCGTCGAGGGCAGACCTGCCCAGGCGGCAACTCCACCGGCGGCGGTTCCGAGGATGAGCGTGCGGCGGCTGACGTGCATCAAGACCTCACAAGGGGGTTGGGCGGGGTGGGCGGGGTGGGCGGGTCAGCCTTTGACGGCGCCGCCCATGCTGTTGAGGATGCGTTTCTGCAGCAGGAGGAAGACCACGACGACAGGGATCAGGGAAATGACGGTGCCGGCGGCGAGACCGCGGACGTCGGTCCCGGCGACGCCGCTCAGGTAGGCGATCCCGAGCGCGATCGGGAACTTGGACT includes:
- a CDS encoding NAD(P)H-binding protein, giving the protein MSIVVTAATGHLGTLVIDELLQRVPADQVVAVARNAAKAAPLADRGVEVRIADYNDPGALAKAFGAGDTVLLISGLEANRLEQHQAVIAAAKDAGVARIAYTSVLGGPEADFDLAADHRATEQAILDSGLPYTFLRNGWYNEVYTDQIAVQLEHGVVGSAGDGQIASAARRDYAAAAAVVLTSEGHEKKAYELNGDVSWTLTEYAAELSKQSGKDVAYNNLSPADHAQVLVGAGLPEPVAQLFVGVDNAIGRGLLAGRGSDLTRLIGRPTTPLADSIAAALKA
- a CDS encoding helix-turn-helix transcriptional regulator; the encoded protein is MWEGRARAARRDIAALATSGMGVAELHAAAIEVVEQVVGSEFTCWAGIDPGTLVISSMTSGAARIPPEYEPRLAETEYAGTVPNSFAELARASHQVARLSDLPYREVVTHRRLNEVWRPLGIEHEVRTTFVVDGDCWGAAGFVRSGPDFSDRELEFLGSVAPVIGAATRVAVRTDAHGYRGGVGPSIVVTGPAGEPRAITAAARTWQDELDEIAPGRFGVLLRAVVTGTRVAASGTFQARVQTASGGWVVMQGSRLLGDNDDEVVVTIEPASGSHLVGMLLAAYGLTTREREICLEIISGHTTSEIADRLAISPHTIQDHLKSAFAKVGVRSRGELVATLRPDDLTVRP
- a CDS encoding cupin domain-containing protein; its protein translation is MNESVHLSNAGSGAEYAAPDATVTVKIGSEHTDGQYEVFEIDAPRADASPPHAESWSKAFYVLQGRILVQAGDQGYDLGPGASISIPAGTVNTFSVLTPAAKFLAISQTGRMGAFFADLAGADPTDYAALGQISARHGVTIGAPS
- a CDS encoding fumarylacetoacetate hydrolase family protein → MRLLRIHTPDGLRDAVLAEDGRVLPLPGTSEPFDPDRWRERAAAPEDAMDLETVRLAAPLDPGKIVCVGLNYADHAAEGGQEAPAEPILFMKAPDTVVGARDDVIIPRGGEKTDWEVELGVVIGRTAAYLTDEAEALEHVAGYVLVNDVSERHFQLERGGQWDKGKNAATFCPLGPWILTADEVPDPQKIRLGLDVNGEVLQDSSTAEMIFGVAHLVHYISQFMTLYPGDVISTGTPAGVGAGQKPPRYLRAGDVLRVWADGLGEQHNRLVAAT
- a CDS encoding AraC family transcriptional regulator, which produces MDVLADVVDSMKTGPATSGRTDVRGPWGLRFVDSHGATFHLILQGTAWLLPPDGDPIPLGPGDAVLLPRGAEHALADHPDSPLVDFDPTVEDPQQGPGARSLLLCGTYRLDRERPHPVLSRLPDVVVVPADPGRHRSLHTAISILGEELDAQRPGSAAVVPALVDALLVLILRAWFEDRDCPTEQGWARALTDPAVVRSLELIHEKPGAAWTVADLAAGVGLSRAAFARRFTDAVGEPPLTYLSRWRMTTAARLLRDHDRPLATVAKAIGYTSEFAFAKAFKRDFGVPPGTYRKQLVTA